The following DNA comes from Candidatus Nitrosotalea okcheonensis.
GAGGGGGAACGATTTTAGAAATACTTCATCGTTATGTATATCCAAAACTGCCTAAAGGTAAGGAAATTAAAAGTGCAAAAGATATAGGTGTAAAAGAAATTCTGTCAATCATATCATTGACGGTATTGATTGTTTTTCTGGGATTATATACAGTCATATGGCAAGATAACGTGATTTTAAAAATTTAATGAGTGTTTTAAAAATTTAAATTAATCTTTATTAAATTTTAACAAACTTTTATCGTAAAATTTAACTTTTTTACCATCTTGTATGTTCTTTTTCATGTACCAAAGCGTAGATTTGTTGATTCCAAGTCTTTTCCTCTCATCAGGCGTCATTTTCAGTATTTTCCCTTTAAAATCCAAAGTATCCTCGTTTTTAATTTTAAATTCTGGAATTTTAAAATCAATTTTATCACTTTTATCAGCTATTAAATTTGCATAGTCTTGAATTTTATAAAATAAAACATTTTCATAGGTGTAATTCTTGCCTTTAAACGGGGCTTTTAAATTAAAATTATTTTTAATTTTTAAAATTAATGCCTTGGCAGTTGACTCTTTTAATCTTATATTATAATTCTCTGTCACAATAAAATCTGATTTCTTCAACTTGGGCTTGCTGTCAAGTAATTGGATAACTGAATAATCTACAATCCATCGAAATAACTCCTGAAAGTCATAGACTAACGGAGTTTTAGCATATGCTAACTCGTGCAACAAGCCAATAGTTGGGTCTAAACCAATAGAGTTTAATGACTTTTTAACTTCTGACTCTAAAATGGCATATCCGTAATTTAACAAGGCATTAATTTCATCGGATGCATTGGCATTCCACGAGTTAGACTTGTTCATTCTTCCCACGAATTTAAAATCAGGCGCCAATTCTGTAACTAATTTTTTAAATTGATCAAGATAAATTTGGGCAATCCGACCTTCAAAATTCATTAATTTTTTCAATTTATCTGAAATTGTGCCTGTTTGATCTTTAAAATTTAAATTATTAAATTCATTGTTAAATTGTTTATTAAATTTATTAAAATTTAAAACATTATAAAATCTTGATAATTCTTTAATTAAATTCAATGAACTTGTTATTTTGCTATTAACAATTTCAATGGCAATTTTAAACCTGAACTCGTTGTCAAGATACTTTTGGTACTGTTTTATTCTTACTTTACCTATTTTTGGCTCTTGTGGGAGGGTTACTCCTAGCAGATTCCCATTCCAATTTAACATCGTGAGATTGACATCGTGTTTTAAAAGCCACCTCATGGACTCGAATGTTATGCTACCAGAATGTCCATCTACTACTATGCTATCATGATCAATTTGATGTGGATAAAACTCTAGTTTCTCATTTTTTAACTTGTTTTGAATGACTAGTTTTCGTTTTTCTACATTGATTGATGTACCAAAGCCTGAAATTAATAATGGATTCATTTTTTCTTGTCTCCTATGTGATATTTGAGAATATATGGTCTAGTATGTGGAGTTACACTATCTTGAATCCATATGGCATCAATCGCTTTTTCTTTTTTCCACAGTTTTCCCCATTTTTCATAAGAGTCATTTTTTACCATTTTGACTATTTCATCATAGTTTAGCGATATGCCCAAAATGATACTTCCTGTTTTATCGTCTCGTAAATCCAGTTTTTTGTTTTGAATATTTTCAAGTATGTGACGGATAAGTTCATTTTGAATTCTAATCAAATACTCTTTAGAGATTAGCTGAAAAAGATCAATGCTCTGATCTACAGCAACATGAACCGTGCTAGGCCAAAACAATGGTTCTGGTTTACCAGATTTTGGTACTGGAGCCATTGGGACTCCAC
Coding sequences within:
- the cas1 gene encoding CRISPR-associated endonuclease Cas1; protein product: MNPLLISGFGTSINVEKRKLVIQNKLKNEKLEFYPHQIDHDSIVVDGHSGSITFESMRWLLKHDVNLTMLNWNGNLLGVTLPQEPKIGKVRIKQYQKYLDNEFRFKIAIEIVNSKITSSLNLIKELSRFYNVLNFNKFNKQFNNEFNNLNFKDQTGTISDKLKKLMNFEGRIAQIYLDQFKKLVTELAPDFKFVGRMNKSNSWNANASDEINALLNYGYAILESEVKKSLNSIGLDPTIGLLHELAYAKTPLVYDFQELFRWIVDYSVIQLLDSKPKLKKSDFIVTENYNIRLKESTAKALILKIKNNFNLKAPFKGKNYTYENVLFYKIQDYANLIADKSDKIDFKIPEFKIKNEDTLDFKGKILKMTPDERKRLGINKSTLWYMKKNIQDGKKVKFYDKSLLKFNKD
- a CDS encoding winged helix-turn-helix transcriptional regulator; this translates as MVQYTARQQKYDEGKHQEDILLALEKSPKTFKELENAVLFSHTTLSKHLKLLRKNGLITKTIHNENEAYKLTEKGESAYNEIFLLQNILTEIKERGGKYLSGGVPMAPVPKSGKPEPLFWPSTVHVAVDQSIDLFQLISKEYLIRIQNELIRHILENIQNKKLDLRDDKTGSIILGISLNYDEIVKMVKNDSYEKWGKLWKKEKAIDAIWIQDSVTPHTRPYILKYHIGDKKK